The following proteins come from a genomic window of Lineus longissimus chromosome 18, tnLinLong1.2, whole genome shotgun sequence:
- the LOC135502011 gene encoding coiled-coil domain-containing protein 191-like — MSFHKPDLYRWKRREEPRVYSRSQRVATDNDIQDWIKTVEDASSKAAAEAFGLPYQVTRTQGKAKAKAAIQHVREHDAAYAEAQDLLNQWVTEKVNLDDGDGYDDMDDGWCNKPSKAEIKREWDNMVVLGDYQDENPDVPSAYKHRTPSVDPYYDLENENENEIVGNILNNLMEKDVVHEGFKGDLGLEKRPEVDPRTKMKLRHQQVKENRERRERELEKKNREQRTRKETQFQAKQIVMKEEKERAMKEKREDLLLQQEMARVRKEMFEQRRMEEEKKARDRKEKEALAQSALEELERQRWEEEQQEMESRHKVEMEYRRRQAEIENLQKEFSSKNFKLLQKYFSAWYDVVLERRLQMGKARAMADWRCLLRAWNGWKMYARGRRLDREAREHEEDMKLYHRKRQMADAHHRLTLLRRCFMAWQLFLTLNEAEQELHKGQNATKNKMAAFLEKAATGKLWSDRPSPKSESPKSNARVDRVDSARKKVDEIFAANETRPRHRLGNESTRSEVTTSRSETSTITNNSSRHHGVKVPTEPWQVTRKHLKLTNEQIAALGQGQEQEVVGQGNPQRERRLRQEIRAWEKPAPPTSNFEHRHKEQQSMLKVQQKQIQEQQKLIEDLQYMQQQQLLQQQLVKQQDISQQLNNSVNLQNLQTAQVQLENLQRNAVGLTKQTNVKNKQTSGKSQVSGQGDGPDTARTELTSVSTGASTMASKTSNRHRDFQRKMEERAAERQRIKEERETKKRQLDQEKYAKMKADEEERLKREEEEKKARVEARREQKRMERQREVEKQRQMERTQELLNLAEDHYRKSHLRRKGFSPWRKLIAIARENEEKAMEYHSHSVLRRSLLSWRDVIRQEVEEKEVMADMLYKFTVVRRSFKNWRRHGKYLAIHEEKARRFYEKNVKWKIIRAWADYSIEAKMRMWELERLSREHNIHRMKKTHFLAWRRYPKVLQEERLREKRKADMRKKVASILPDFSGLDQSRTSFD, encoded by the exons ATGTCTTTCCATAAACCAGACCTTTATCGATGGAAACGCCGTGAAGAACCTAGAGTTTACTCGAGAAGCCAG agaGTTGCAACTGATAACGATATCCAAGATTGGATAAAGACAGTTGAAGATGCGTCCAGCAAGGCCGCAGCAGAAGCGTTTGGTCTTCCGTATCAAGTGACTAGAACCCAGGGAAAAGCTAAAGCAAAGGCAGCGATTCAGCATGTGAGAGAACATGATGCTGCATATGCTGAGG CACAAGACCTGCTCAACCAATGGGTTACAGAAAAAGTCAACTTGGATGACGGTGACGGCTATGATGACATGGACGATGGTTGGTGCAATAAACCTAGCAAGGCCGAAATCAAGCGTGAATGGGACAATATGGTCGTTTTAGGGGATTATCAGGATGAGAATCCCGACGTGCCAAGCGCGTACAAGCACAGGACGCCATCTGTTG ACCCCTACTACGATCTtgaaaacgaaaacgaaaatGAAATTGTCGGTAACATCTTGAACAACCTGATGGAAAAAGACGTCGTACATGAGGGTTTCAAGGGCGATCTTGGCCTTGAGAAGCGGCCCGAGGTCGACCCGCGGACGAAGATGAAGCTGCGTCATCAGCAGGTGAAGGAGAATCGCGAGAGGAGAGAGCGGGAGTTGGAAAAAAAGAACCGAGAACAACGCACCAGGAAAGAAACGCAATTTCAGGCAAAACAAATTGTCATGAAG GAAGAGAAGGAGAGGGCGATGAAAGAAAAGAGAGAGGACCTGCTCTTGCAGCAAGAGATGGCCAGAGTCAGAAAGGAGATGTTTGAACAGCGGAGAATGGAGGAGGAGAAGAAAGCAAG GGACAGGAAAGAAAAGGAAGCACTCGCCCAGAGTGCCCTGGAGGAACTAGAGCGCCAACGGTGGGAAGAAGAGCAACAAGAAATGGAATCGCGGCACAAAGTTGAGATGGAGTACAGGCGCCGCCAAGCCGAAATAGAAAACCTCCAGAAAGAATTCTCGTCAaagaatttcaaacttttacaaaaGTATTTTTCGGCGTGGTATGACGTGGTTCTAGAGCGTCGACTGCAAATGGGCAAGGCACGGGCGATGGCCGACTGGCGCTGTTTGCTGCGGGCGTGGAACGGCTGGAAGATGTACGCCCGTGGGCGCCGGCTGGATCGCGAGGCGAGGGAGCATGAGGAAGACATGAAGTTATATCACAG AAAACGACAAATGGCCGATGCTCATCACCGCCTTACCCTCTTGCGACGATGTTTCATGGCGTGGCAACTCTTCCTCACGCTCAACGAGGCCGAGCAGGAACTCCACAAAGGCCAGAACGCCaccaaaaacaagatggcggcgTTTCTTGAGAAGGCTGCGACGGGGAAACTCTGGAGTGACCGTCCTTCTCCTAAATCGGAGAGTCCTAAGAGTAATGCACGGGTCGACCGTGTAGATTCTGCCAGGAAAAAAGTG GATGAAATTTTTGCTGCGAATGAAACGCGCCCCAGACACCGACTAGGAAACGAATCTACACGCAGTGAAGTGACTACCTCGAGGAGTGAAACATCGACCATCACAAATAACTCGTCCCGTCATCATGGCGTGAAAGTACCTACAGAGCCCTGGCAAGTGACGAGAAAACACTTGAAACTAACCAATGAGCAGATAGCTGCgttaggtcaaggtcaggaGCAAGAGGTCGTAGGTCAAGGTAACCCACAACGGGAGAGGCGACTTCGTCAGGAGATACGCGCGTGGGAAAAGCCCGCCCCGCCGACGAGTAATTTCGAACATCGCCACAAGGAGCAGCAGAGTATGTTGAAGGTGCAGCAGAAGCAGATTCAGGAACAGCAGAAGTTGATCGAAGATCTGCAGTATATGCAGCAGCAGCAGTTACTGCAACAGCAGCTCGTCAAGCAGCAG GACATCTCGCAGCAGCTCAACAATTCCGTGAATCTCCAGAACCTGCAAACGGCCCAGGTCCAGCTAGAAAATCTTCAACGGAACGCTGTGGGACTcaccaaacaaacaaatgtcaaaaaCAAGCAGACGTCAGGAAAGTCCCAGGTTTCTGGTCAGGGTGACGG GCCCGACACGGCCAGAACAGAGTTGACCAGCGTGTCAACTGGAGCATCAACGATGGCCAGTAAGACCAGCAATCGGCACAGGGACTTCCAGCGAAAGATGGAGGAGAGAGCGGCCGAGAGGCAACGCATCAAGGAGGAACGTGAGACGAAGAAGAGGCAATTGGATCAGGAAAAATAT GCAAAGATGAAGGCGGACGAAGAGGAACGTCTGAAGAGGGAAGAAGAGGAGAAGAAAGCAAGGGTCGAGGCGCGCAGAGAACAGAAAAGAATGGAGAGACAGCGAGAGGTAGAGAAACAACGACAGATGGAGAGGACCCAGGAGCTGCTCAACTTGGCCGAAGATCATTATCGAAAATCTCACCTGAGAAGAAAGGGATTTTCACCATGGAGAAAACTGATTGCAATCGCTAGAGAGAATGAGGAGAAGGCGATGGAATATCACAGTCATTCTGTTTTACG GAGGTCTTTGCTCTCGTGGCGTGACGTCATCCGACAAGAGGTTGAAGAAAAAGAGGTGATGGCTGATATGCTGTACAAGTTTACTGTCGTCAGGAGGTCGTTTAAAAACTGGAGAAGA caTGGTAAATACTTAGCCATCCACGAAGAAAAGGCGAGACGCTTTTACGAGAAGAATGTAAAATGGAAAATCATCCGGGCCTGGGCAGACTATTCAATCGAAGCCAAAATGAGAATGTGGGAATTGGAGAGATTGTCTCGTGAACATAACATTCATCGGATGAAAAAGACGCATTTCTTAGCGTGGCGGCGCTATCCCAAAGTGCTTCAGGAGGAACGGTTGAGAGAGAAACGTAAAGCCGATATGCGGAAAAAGGTTGCGTCTATTTTGCCAGATTTCTCTGGGCTGGACCAGAGTAGGACGTCTTTTGACTGA
- the LOC135502013 gene encoding PIH1 domain-containing protein 2-like, with protein MEGLSQENMMAKAQQIWTMLDDMSENNPQAYRKFIDKQKQESKEWTTPPETHMCVQTVMYEPTRQRVFMNFCAWLRVHGPKDDEAPIPVVGGPLLEDEDDDGIYSVVSLGFNPKVLEEFGRDSKNPEELKAMVNLAISFVQDAHKVQLSRSYTILKRSIQCKGSEERTIKSLKSVFNKGDSETEKQIDDLKKSFAPMQAMASEDVIGNVKNSNGVTPNMDIPILTKPGASFEQPDPAIRISADSKPAKPGLIQEISDSKVVLPKPEYSVVVKDVEGDRPRCIVFRLELPGVTSVRDCDLDISEDDLTLCVTNKYEICLQFPEKVLDDKASAKFSTKSSCLTLTMPTVKKS; from the exons ATGGAAGGTCTCTCACAAGAAAACATGATGGCGAAAGCCCAACAGATCTGGACAATGTTGGATGACATGTCAGAAAACAATCCCCAGGCGTACCGAAAGTTTATTGACAAACAGAAACAAGAGAGCAAAGAGTGGACAACACCTCCAGAGACACACATGTGTGTCCAGACTGTGATGTAT GAACCAACACGACAGAGGGTATTCATGAACTTCTGTGCCTGGCTGAGAGTTCATGGACCGAAGGATGACGAGGCCCCCATTCCAGTTGTGGGGGGTCCCCTGCTCgaggatgaagatgacgatg GAATCTACTCGGTAGTATCTCTTGGCTTCAACCCAAAAGTGCTTGAAGAATTCGGCCGCGATTCAAAAAATCCTGAAGAACTGAAAGCGATGGTGAATCTCGCGATTTCATTCGTGCAAGACGCGCATAAAGTTCAACTCTCCAGGAGCTATACGATTTTGAAACGCAGCATACAATGTAAAGGATCCGAAGAACGCACTATAAAATCCCTGAAATCAGTCTTCAATAAAGGGGATTCAGAAACAGAAAAGCAGAttgatgatttgaaaaaaagttttgcTCCGATGCAAGCAATGGCTTCGGAAGACGTTATCGGCAATGTCAAAAACTCAAACGGTGTTACTCCAAATATGGATATTCCAATTCTTACCAAACCTGGGGCATCGTTTGAACAACCAGATCCTGCCATTCGAATATCTGCAGATTCAAAGCCTGCGAAGCCTGGCTTGATTCAGGAGATCTCAGACTCGAAAGTTGTCCTTCCGAAACCGGAATATTCTGTCGTTGTGAAAGATGTGGAGGGTGACAGGCCAAGATGTATTGTTTTCAGACTTGAACTTCCGGGTGTTACTTCCGTCAGGGACTGTGACTTGGACATATCTGAG GACGATTTGACCCTCTGCGTCACAAACAAGTATGAGATCTGCCTCCAGTTTCCCGAAAAAGTTCTCGACGATAAAGCGTCTGCTAAATTCAGCACCAAGTCATCTTGTTTAACTCTGACTATGCCAACAGTAAAGAAGAGCTAG